One Glycine soja cultivar W05 chromosome 2, ASM419377v2, whole genome shotgun sequence genomic region harbors:
- the LOC114377355 gene encoding benzyl alcohol O-benzoyltransferase-like, whose amino-acid sequence MDTSLVFTVRRSEAELIAPAKPTPREVKLLSDIDDQDGLRFQIPVIQFYRHDPSMAGKDPVDVIRKAVAKTLVFYYPFAGRLREGLGRKLMVDCTGEGVLFIEADADVTLKQFGDALQPPFPCWEELLYDVPGSQGVLNTPLLLIQVTRLKCGGFILAVRLNHTMSDAAGLVQFMSALGEIARGRQEPSIPPVWRRELLNARDPPRVTCTHREYEHVPDTKGTIIPLDHMAHRSFFFGPSEVAAIRSLIPQTDQRCSNFEVLTACLWRCRTIALQPDKDEEVRILCIVNARSKFDPPLPSGYYGNAFAFPVAVTTAGKLCDNPLGYALELVRKAKADVTEEYMHSVADLMVTKGRPHFTVVRSYLVSDVTRAGFGNIEFGWGKAVYGGPAKGGVGAIPGVASFYIPFKNAKGEEGLVIPVCLPSEAMERFQKELDCVLNHHIVQPSAIAPNSRFIVSSL is encoded by the exons ATGGACACATCACTAGTGTTTACTGTGAGGAGGAGTGAGGCAGAGCTGATAGCTCCGGCGAAGCCCACCCCTCGTGAAGTGAAGCTACTCTCAGACATAGATGACCAAGATGGGTTACGTTTCCAAATTCCGGTGATACAGTTCTATCGCCACGACCCATCAATGGCAGGGAAAGACCCTGTCGATGTGATAAGAAAGGCTGTGGCCAAAACGCTTGTGTTTTACTATCCTTTTGCAGGTAGGCTTAGGGAAGGACTTGGTCGGAAACTGATGGTGGATTGTACTGGGGAAGGTGTTTTGTTCATTGAGGCTGATGCAGATGTCACTCTTAAGCAATTTGGTGATGCTCTTCAACCTCCTTTCCCGTGCTGGGAGGAACTCCTTTATGATGTACCTGGTTCTCAAGGAGTGCTTAACACTCCCCTTCTGCTTATTCAG GTAACGCGGCTCAAGTGCGGGGGTTTCATATTAGCTGTCCGGCTGAACCACACGATGAGCGACGCAGCCGGTCTGGTTCAGTTCATGAGCGCGCTGGGAGAAATAGCTCGTGGGAGGCAGGAGCCGTCGATCCCACCGGTGTGGCGCAGAGAGCTCCTGAACGCGCGGGACCCACCTCGAGTCACATGCACCCACCGCGAATACGAACATGTCCCTGACACCAAAGGCACCATCATCCCCTTAGACCACATGGCCCATCGCTCTTTCTTCTTCGGCCCCAGTGAAGTCGCCGCCATCCGCTCCCTCATCCCCCAAACTGATCAACGCTGCTCCAACTTCGAGGTCCTCACCGCATGCCTCTGGCGCTGCCGCACCATTGCGCTGCAGCCCGACAAAGACGAGGAGGTTCGCATCCTCTGCATAGTCAACGCTCGCTCCAAGTTTGACCCTCCTCTGCCTAGCGGTTACTACGGCAACGCTTTTGCCTTCCCCGTTGCTGTCACCACTGCGGGGAAGCTGTGCGATAACCCTTTGGGATACGCTCTCGAGTTGGTGAGGAAAGCCAAAGCGGATGTGACTGAGGAATACATGCACTCGGTGGCTGATTTAATGGTCACCAAGGGCCGGCCTCACTTCACTGTTGTGAGATCGTATCTCGTGTCGGATGTGACTCGTGCTGGGTTTGGAAACATTGAGTTTGGGTGGGGGAAGGCTGTTTATGGAGGACCCGCCAAGGGAGGGGTTGGAGCCATACCTGGTGTTGCTAGCTTTTACATACCCTTTAAGAATGCTAAAGGAGAGGAAGGGTTGGTTATACCGGTTTGTTTGCCTTCTGAAGCCATGGAGAGGTTTCAGAAGGAGTTGGACTGTGTGCTTAACCACCACATCGTCCAACCTAGTGCCATTGCTCCAAACTCTAGGTTCATTGTTTCTTCCTTGTAG